The following proteins are encoded in a genomic region of Zea mays cultivar B73 chromosome 9, Zm-B73-REFERENCE-NAM-5.0, whole genome shotgun sequence:
- the LOC103639315 gene encoding E3 ubiquitin-protein ligase RDUF2 produces the protein MDSSPVSYWCYSCSRFVRVSPSTVVCPECDGGFLEQFTQPPPRGGGGSGRRGTMNPVIVLRGGSLSGFELYYDDGAGEGLRPLPGDVQHLLMGSGFHRLLDQFSRLEAAAPRPPASKAAVESMPSVTVAGGGAHCAVCQEAFEPGAAGREMPCKHVYHQDCILPWLSLRNSCPVCRQELPAAATPDAEADAGLTIWRLPRGGFAVGRFAGGPREQLPVVYTELDGGFSNGVGPRRVTWPEGDGQVDGGEGRIRRLLRNLFGCFGHGSRPASSSQSRSG, from the coding sequence ATGGACTCGTCTCCGGTGTCTTATTGGTGCTACAGCTGCAGCCGCTTCGTGAGGGTATCTCCGTCAACTGTCGTCTGCCCGGAGTGTGATGGCGGCTTCCTAGAGCAGTTTACGCAGCCGCCGCCCCGCGGCGGCGGTGGGAGCGGCCGGCGCGGGACGATGAACCCGGTCATCGTGCTCCGCGGCGGATCGCTTTCAGGGTTCGAGCTCTACTACGACGACGGCGCGGGCGAAGGGCTGCGGCCGCTGCCCGGTGACGTCCAGCACCTCCTCATGGGGTCCGGTTTCCACCGCCTGCTCGACCAGTTCTCGCGGTTGGAGGCCGCGGCTCCGCGTCCACCGGCGTCGAAGGCTGCGGTGGAGTCCATGCCATCGGTGACGGTGGCCGGAGGTGGTGCTCACTGTGCCGTGTGCCAGGAGGCCTTTGAGCCTGGCGCCGCCGGACGGGAGATGCCGTGCAAGCACGTTTACCACCAGGACTGCATCCTTCCCTGGCTCTCGCTCCGCAACTCCTGCCCCGTCTGCCGCCAAGAGCTTCCGGCTGCAGCCACCCCAGATGCGGAGGCGGATGCTGGGCTCACCATATGGCGACTTCCTCGCGGTGGATTTGCCGTGGGGAGGTTCGCCGGCGGGCCTAGAGAGCAGCTCCCGGTCGTCTACACTGAGCTGGATGGTGGCTTCAGTAACGGGGTTGGGCCGAGGCGGGTGACATGGCCAGAGGGAGATGGCCAAGTGGATGGTGGTGAAGGTCGGATTCGCCGCCTACTTAGAAATCTATTTGGTTGTTTTGGTCATGGCAGCCGACCAGCAAGTTCGTCGCAGTCCCGTAGTGGCTGA